ATCTGCTTTCCATCCGGCGACAATACCTGCGACCAGGACGTCCACGAAAATCAAATTATCAGGCTAGGGCAAGGAGTGAGGGACTATAACAGTCAATGTGTGTGGTGTCCTGTAATGGTTTTCTGCTTCTTTCCTCTGTTTACTTCCTTagtaaggtggctgtgaatggggTGGATGTACATTGCATACCAGCAAAGTTGGTGTTGATGGATGCATGTGAACTTTTCAGTTGATACTCAACCAAACTTGCAAAGAAAAATAAGAAATACAAGAACATAATTGTGAAACTAATCATACCTTGACTTCAAGGTAGTGCACTGCACAGGAACTTCTTGAAAACCCTGAACAAGAAGGATAGTTATAAAATGGTGGCATACCTCTGTTATGGCTCCATCTAAACTATTAATTCATAATACAAATTAGCTTTATACAACCATTTTTGTCATATTCAAAGTAAGTATTGCAATGTTCAACACTTACTCGTGAACAAGAAATAGCTCGATCCTTGGAAATTCTCATTCACTTCGTGGACATAATAGCAATGAAGTTACATCAGCACCGCCAACCCAAAAGGGCTAGGTTCAGCTTGACTGATTAATAGAGCTCATCAGCATTATGAAATTATTGTGTTGACCAAGTTAATATATATCTCTATGTGAAAACCTATGCTACACCCTTATCTTCCGGAGAATCCTCAAAATCATCTTCACAACTGTCAAATCCCAGTATACACATCATCTTGGCATCCGGTGTAATGCCTGCCTGGAGCATACTCTTGTACATCATCTTAGCTTTCCTCTCATCTCCAGTTTTGTAGTATCCTATTATGAGATCTGTATAAGTTACTACAGTAGGTGTAAGACCCCTATTTATCATTTCTTCCATCAACATGTTTGCACCATCCATTGCAAGTACTTTACTGAATCCACCAAttaaacaagtataaacaaaAGCATCTGCAGGCAAACCCTCCTTTTCCATCTCTCTGAATATTTCCAGAGCTGCCTTCATGTTTGAGCGCTTACAATAGCATGCAATTAGAGACGTATATAAAATCATGTCCGGTTTTATACCCTTCCCAATCATATGATTAAACAATGTCTTAACTTCCGGAAGTCTATTATCATGGCACATACCATTTATCAGGCTAGTATACGTAAAGATATTAGGTTTTGTCCCCTCATCCACCATTTTATGATACAACCTGAAAGCCTCATgcagatccaaagctttcacaaaaCCATCAATAATAATACTGTAAATCACAGTATCAGGAACATAACCCCTTTTTATCATATCCCCGAAAATTCCCCATACATCATCAGATTTGTTGACCTTAAACAGGCCATTGATGATAACCCTGTATGTACAAAGGTTGGGGAAAATTCCAAACTGGCGCACTTTATCCAGGAATGTGAAGGCTTCAGCAATCCGGCCTTTGTTACTGAAGCCATTGACAAGAATTGTGCAGGTCACAATGTTTGGACTTATCCCATTATCGAGCATGAGCTCAAATGCACTCAATGCTTCTTCAAGGTCCCCATGTCTACAGTATGCAAATATCAGACTAGTGTAATTGTAGACATCTGGAACAAAATTATGATGAACCATGTCATTCCAAAGGTCACAGGTAACGTCTAGATCCAAATGTTGGCAACAGCCATGAAGAACAATGCTGTACACTATGTGGTCAGGCTTGAAACCATGCTCTTCGAGCCTCTTAAAAAGCTCAAACACCCATTCAATATTTCCAACTCGGCAAAGACCATGCAAAAGTGAACTGTAACTTGCCAGAGTAGGGGCAATTCCAGTCTTTGCCATTTCAACAAGCATGTAATAGCCTGTCAACAGATCCCCTTTTTTGCATAACCCATCAACTAATATGCTGTAGCTATGGACATCTGGGACAAACCCACCCTTCTTCATCACGTCAAACACCGCTATTGCTTTTTTAAGCTGACCCTCGTGACAGAAACCATGAATCACTGCATTAAAACAGTAAATGTTGCAAGGGTCGCCTCTCTGACAAATCATTTGAAGAAAGTTCCATGCAGATGTCACCTGTCTGGCACGGCATAGCCCATAGAGGTAAGTACCAAATGTTACAGCATTCGGCCTCACACCTTTTGTTTCCATTTCACGAAGAAGCTCAAAGGCTTCCTCCAAGCATAACTTATCTCCATGGGTATACGCACTCATCAAAACTGAATAAGAGTAGACATTTGGTGAAGGACTAGAACTCTTCATATCATCAAACAAACTCCTTGCGTGCAAGATTTGTTTCTTTACAACTAAGCTCTTCAGTAAGAAGTTGCACACCCGCAACTCAACTCCAACCTTCTTGGCCTCAATGTAAGTGAGAAGAGCATCCTCAAACATTGACAGATCTACAAAAATCCAAATGATTGTGGCATAAACTTGTAGCAATGTCATCGACCCACCCATGTTGCTGACCAACATAGGTGCCAACTCAAACAACTCTGGCCCAGCATCCCCGCAGTAATCAACAATGCTCTGAATCAAGCACCGGATGTCTGTGATTCCATGCGGCAAGAATGACCGCATAAGCAATGCAAACAACCCAACTGACTGGGATAGCCCATATAACCTGACACACTCCCTGAAGGTAATCTTTCTGGCCTGATCCAAATTCGATGTCCGGACTGCTAGTGCGATCAAAGGATGAATACACCGGTTTCTATACTCGCTGCAAAAAGAGCTTCGACTGGGTTCTTGATTATCCAAGCTCTTAAAGCTACAAGCCAGAGAGGAAAGGCACAATACCGGGGGATGATTTCTGTTTATAAGGGCTCGACGCAGGAACCCTGGCACTGCTCGGTGCATAGACGATGAATCCCAACCCGTCTTTGCATTGATGGCACCAGTCAAAGAAGGAAGATCCCGCAAAAAGATTACACTTCATAGACCAAGCTTCTGAGAGTTAAAAACGAGAAAGAATAAAACAAGCTTGCAAGTTTATATCAGAATTTCCTGCAAGAAACAATCAAAAGTAATTTCTTCTTTTCTCTGTTCGAAAATAAAGAACAATAATCTAACAGGGGAGATACATCATAAACATAGCAACAAGGTATAAACATCTATCAAGAGAATGCATTGAATTAAACTTGTAAGAAAAAATTAACATCAATCTTTATCTAGCATTGCTTCTGAGTACAAATTATAAAGCTCGTGTAAAAGAGCACAGGGCACTCACGCTGGTAGCGGCGGCGCGGCGCCCTTCCAAGTTGTACGTGCTGGATGGAGGTAGGGCAGGAGGGAGGGCGCGCGCACGAAGGGATCTGCGGCTGCAGGGTCACCGGGAGGCGGGAAGTGAGAGCAAGTTCGCAGCGGCGGCGCGGGCAAGGAGGACGGCAGCGAGCGGCGCGAGGCAGAGTGGAGGTCTCCGCGCTCAGGCTGTTTGAGCGAGAGAAACTCGTTCCTTTCTGGGCGGCTTTAGTGGGCCAACAAGCAGGCTTGGCCAGCCCGTGAGTGCGTGGACAGAAATTTATCGATTGGGCCAGCCCAGCAAAATCCTCCGGTCAGTCGGTAGCGGCAGCGGCGTAGAAAGCCCCAGGCCAAAACAGACGAAGACGACCAGAAGGCTAGAGGGTCAGGCTGTAGGTGGGCCTGTCCATGGGTGCCCACTAGCTGACCACCTCTGCCCGCCTGACTTGGGCTGGTCACCGCTACATGTCCGTTCCTTTCCTTGAGACTAGGTGGGCGTTCGCTACCGCACGCATAGAGGAGCTATGCACTGACGCCTCAAAGCTCAGAGTGAGCACTTCGCCAGCTTCCAGGACGAGGCAAGGATCAATTTTTAGCACAGCACAGAGCTTCCTTCAGACGACAGATTTGGTACAACTGCTAGCACATACACTTACTACAGTATAATACATTCATGTATAAGAACACGTCCAGAAATTCAGACTATCTTTAAACCGGTACAAAGGGAAATGACAGGAAAATGTCTCAGGATATTCTGAGTATCTCAAAACAATACAAAGGGAAATGACAGGAATATGCCTGTCTTAGGGCATCTTCGACGCGGGTACGCAAAACGTCCCCGTGTGTCCTTTTGGGTAAAAACATGACCCAACACGCGGACCCAAATGCAAAACGGACGGCACGCGAGGTCCGTCACGACCTAAAGCCAGCTCAAATTTGCGTGGCTTTTGGGGCGAGCCGGACGAGCACGGGTGTGCTTTTCCATCCGCACATGTCTAGTAGAGGGGGATTGGGCCAGGGAGAGGCTGGAGCTCGGGCAGAGAAGGGATTGGGGAGGAGAGGTGCGACAAGTGATTGACGCGCAGTTGATATAAACTCCAAAAGTAAGGTACGATGAACATAGCAGCAAATTTTttctcagtaagaaatcaagatTTAATCGATCAGTTAGAGAAAAAAATCGCATTCGAAGATGTTGCTGGCTAACTTTAGCAGGgtgcactaccggtgtcagccgtgcaacctgcacacaacacaactaaAATATTTtgtcccaacttacagtgagtttATCAATCTCGtcagttttgctgaaaacaagagattagacgtatagtgtggaaagagatatttatttgcaataaaataaagagaaATGTGCTTGCAGTTATCGTGGGAGTTAGCAATAAAGAGAACATGTATTTGCAATGTAAAAAAACGAtcgggggtccacagttcactagatgtgtctcttcataaaaataaataacattttgggtaaacaaattacagctggtcaATTGACAGAATAGAGATCATACatgtgaatggatcgtagcgaacaagaggggggggggtgaatggcgctacggcaagttttaacctttttcaattttagcgcaacggaaggtaaaggtgataactttagcAATAGCGGGGTTCCTACAATGATgttaggacaagtgcaacaagtaaaggaatcaacaagctagtatgagtaaggagcgagacaaccggagggcgcggaggcgaggcgatgtttgtttaccgcagttccttccacaacaggaagtacgtctgtgCTGagaaggtgctagtctcacacaagagactagacggccacaccacgaaggaaggcctcaccttcttcctcgagagagctccacgaaggtgctctccctcttccactaaggcaccagtcgaggcggtgattccttcacaaggttggggcgagctccacacacaaggatgctcccaacaccctatgaagctagtacatcaccaagctaggctccatagctgcacatctccaatgttccaccataggaacccatctccaatgctccaccaaaggaacccttccaatactccaccaagaagctcttccagtgctccaccaagaagctcttccagtgctccaccaagaagctcctccagtgctccaccaagaagctcttccaccaaggaaccctaacaacaagatccactaaggactaccacgaattggtgaactttctctcggtagaatgatagatcggggtctcctccaccaccacacaaagtatgaacaagattggttgggtggatgaggagatcccctcaattttgagctcagcaacaatggaggagagagagagagaagagctgaggctgggtggagaagaagggccctttatataggtccctccaaatccaaccgttgcccactgtttttgcctaagcggtactaccgctcctagaagcggtactaccgctctgagttcgaattccccactgaacttgtccacgtggacacattgcggtactaccgctcgcggtaccgcaatggggtccagaccttactggaccccaagcggtacccgagcggtaccagagcggtactaccgtaacgcgttatggtacttagcgcggtaccgtgggcggcactaccgccctcaagcggtactaccgctccaggtaccgtgaaggtaccgcaacATGCTCTGTGGGACAAAACCATGTGCAAGGCTCAGAGCGGTAtcacgggcggtaccagtagaggtagcggtactaccgctcctggtaccggtagtaccgctatggctaaaacagcttttcctctcttcctctcctatcATGTGTCCTCAcgacacacacgcaaaaccagaaaccctaacagctacgcttcggtcttctgatcataatgtgctcagcgagggtaccgtgcatcttgcaaacctatcaatgacaaactttgtgcacggttagaattgttcgagtgttgttatcaaacacacaaaacacgggatatggatcttgctcttacaatctccccctttttggtgtttgatgacaacacacgaatttgcaataaatcataggatattatgataaggaattttggtttgcaagtataggcgaagctccccctagacgtgatgtgggctaagcccaaggatgtgcccgatcttcacggatttgggtggaactcgtgggggtaggtggatgaacgcgatgaacacgaggaacgcgAGGGGgattcgtggggatacaacacacacacgcacacaaaccggttttccctcgttggcccgatacaccaactcgatagaggttgcgagaaaagaccttccggtagaagtcccgcaaagagatcgacaaatcgaagctcgcaagatctagaagggtgaaaagaccggaaggttgatagaagtgcaagcaaaagaccaaataggtagaagtgcaagcaaaagatcaaacaaacggtagaagtcaccaaagagatcttgacaagtcgataaggagcccgggtgggtagatACAAGATCTAAGATCTAGGTAGTTTTCCACAAGGGTgagcaaagctcaggtttaatttcacatccagtctaatctcagatctgagccctcagggctatttataggtgagggcgaagagttaagttacacgctgaaaagtgctgtcttgCTGAAGTTCAATTTTGTACCagtagtggtgaaccgaagcctctccgtgctcaccaagtacttggatgttggtatgtcgatgacgtaggcattgtcgttgatgcgcttgaggaccttgaagggaccatcacctcggggcttgagcttggagtttctttcttgagggaagcggtccttgcgaagatgtaaccatacgaggtctccttcattgaagatccgtgcctttttattgatgttgagtctagtggcttggcgaagaacttgttgctcgatcgttgcccttgtatcttcatgtagtttcttcatgtattgtgctcgcttgtcgatgtccatgttgaCTTGCTCATGTAGTGGAAGTGGTAGTAGGTCAattgccgtaggtggttcaaagccgtagacgaccatgaacgggcttctcattgttgtagaatGCTTggagcggttgtaggcaaactccgcatgcgggatgcaatcctcccatgacttcaaattcttcttgacaaggactcggagTAGcgcggagaggcttcggttcaccacttcggtttgcccatcggtttgtggatgtgaggatgatgagaacaaaagcttgacgttgaacttggccattagtgtcttccaaaggtagctcatgaacttgacatctcgatccgacacaatgcttcttggtacaccgtggagtctcacaatttccctaaaaaacaaggaggcaatgtgtgaagcatcatccgttctagagcatggtatgaaatgagccattttagagaatcgatcaaccactacaaagatagaatcatgaccatatctagtgcgaggcaatcctagtacaaaatccatactaatgtcggaccaaggagcatgaggaataggcaatggtgtataaagaccataggggttggaagtggacttagcttgtaagcatgttgtacaccgtcggcaaaggcgctccacatcgcggtacattcttggccaataatagtgagtggaaagcatggcatatgtcttctctcgtccaaagtgtcccatgagaccaccaccatgcgattcttgtaagagcaaaaggcgaagcgaggacataggaatgcaaagtttgttgcctttgaacaagaatccttggtgcaaatagaaatcatcgataccCTTAACATGAGAACACTTTGCAAATATGGGTCCAAAGAAGGTGTCGGatgcatataaatctttgatttcatcaagtcccaaaacatggaaatccaatcgagtgagtaaaagggtgagtttgcgggaaagagcatccgcaactacattgtccttgcccttattgtatttgattacatatgggaaagattcaatgaactcgacccatttggcatgtcttttgttcaaattgtgttgacttttcaaacacttcaaagactcatggtcggagtgaatgacaaactcttttggccaaaggtaatgttgccaaacttcaagaacacgaaccaaagcataaagttccttgtcatatataggatagttgaggcgtgcgccatctaacttctcgctatagtatgccacgggttttccattttgcatgaggacaccaccaattccaagtccactcgcatcacattcaatctcaaaagtttttgcaaaatcgggaagaacgagtagtggtgcctcggtgagtttctttttcaattcatcaaaagcatgttgttgtgccttgccccaaacaaacggaacattctttttggtaagctcatttaaagggcaagcaatggtgctaaaatctttcacaaagcgtctatagaaaccggcaagtccatgaaaacttcgaacttgagcaacatttgtaggagtaggccaattgtggatggcctcaaccttggaagaatcaacctcAATTCCAtcggcggaaaccacaaatccaagaaaaaccaacttgttttgagcgaaGGTACACTTGGAAAGATTTCCAAAAAGCTTTTcacggcgcaagatgcataagacttctctcacatgttgcacatggtcctcgagatttttgctatatatgagaatatcatcgaagtagacaaccacactcttgccaatgagaggtcgcaagatgtgattcatgaggcgcatgaaagtcgaTGGGGCATTGGAaaggccaaatggcatgacaagccattcatagagaccaagtttggtcttgaatgtcgtCTTCCATTCGTCgcctattgccatgcgaatttgatggtagccactacgcaaatcaatcttagagaaaatcgtggcaccactcaattcatctagcatgtcatctaaacgcggaatgggatggcgatagcgaacggtaatggcattgatggggcggcaatccatacacattcgttgcgactcatccggtttaggaacgaggatcacgggaaccgcacaagggcttaagctttcacgaacataccctttttcgaggaggtcttgtatttgacgttagatctcctttgtgtcttcggggttggtgcggtaggcggcgcggtttgggagaggagcgccgggtatgaggtcgatgcggtgttcgatgcctctaagcggtggtagtccatgaggaagctcgtcggggaagacatcttggaattccttcaaaagagacaacaaagacgaaggaagtgttgttaagttgttagtctccgaagatggccctttgcaaatgagcacatagtgcaatttggtggatgggttgtggtgca
This Lolium perenne isolate Kyuss_39 chromosome 1, Kyuss_2.0, whole genome shotgun sequence DNA region includes the following protein-coding sequences:
- the LOC127303754 gene encoding uncharacterized protein, which translates into the protein MHRAVPGFLRRALINRNHPPVLCLSSLACSFKSLDNQEPSRSSFCSEYRNRCIHPLIALAVRTSNLDQARKITFRECVRLYGLSQSVGLFALLMRSFLPHGITDIRCLIQSIVDYCGDAGPELFELAPMLVSNMGGSMTLLQVYATIIWIFVDLSMFEDALLTYIEAKKVGVELRVCNFLLKSLVVKKQILHARSLFDDMKSSSPSPNVYSYSVLMSAYTHGDKLCLEEAFELLREMETKGVRPNAVTFGTYLYGLCRARQVTSAWNFLQMICQRGDPCNIYCFNAVIHGFCHEGQLKKAIAVFDVMKKGGFVPDVHSYSILVDGLCKKGDLLTGYYMLVEMAKTGIAPTLASYSSLLHGLCRVGNIEWVFELFKRLEEHGFKPDHIVYSIVLHGCCQHLDLDVTCDLWNDMVHHNFVPDVYNYTSLIFAYCRHGDLEEALSAFELMLDNGISPNIVTCTILVNGFSNKGRIAEAFTFLDKVRQFGIFPNLCTYRVIINGLFKVNKSDDVWGIFGDMIKRGYVPDTVIYSIIIDGFVKALDLHEAFRLYHKMVDEGTKPNIFTYTSLINGMCHDNRLPEVKTLFNHMIGKGIKPDMILYTSLIACYCKRSNMKAALEIFREMEKEGLPADAFVYTCLIGGFSKVLAMDGANMLMEEMINRGLTPTVVTYTDLIIGYYKTGDERKAKMMYKSMLQAGITPDAKMMCILGFDSCEDDFEDSPEDKGVA